From a region of the Pseudophryne corroboree isolate aPseCor3 chromosome 3 unlocalized genomic scaffold, aPseCor3.hap2 SUPER_3_unloc_1, whole genome shotgun sequence genome:
- the LOC134983129 gene encoding uncharacterized protein LOC134983129 isoform X2 — translation MSLSMSPCRRGEYIDEHRGLYKDVKMEIHRPLTSLDGPSNRDIPERCPRPLYSQDCMEENHRIPQEDQDEHLTDIKIEEKEAYVTDIKVEATEGEVETYVTDIKAEATEGEEETYVTDIKAEDIEGEEETYVTDIKAEDTAGEKEAYVTDIKAEDIEGEEQTYVRGEQQCKEEEIPTDISTDPQVEQIVSLAIL, via the exons atgtcactgtctatgtctccatgcagaagGGGGGAGTATATAgacgaacacaggggtctgtacaaggacgtgaagaTGGAgattcaccggcccctcacatcactgg atggacccagtaacagagatatcccagagagatgtccccgtcctctgtattcccaggattgtatggaggagaatcacaggatcccacaggaggatcag GATGAACATCTAACTGATATTAAGATAGAAGAAAAAGAGGCGTATGTGACGGATATAAAGGTAGAAGCTACAGAGGGAGAAGTAGAGACGTATGTGACCGATATAAAGGCAGAagctacagagggagaagaagagacgtatgtgactgatataaaggcagaagatatagagggagaagaagagacgtatgtgactgatataaaggcagaagatacagcggGAGAAAAAGaggcatatgtgactgatataaaggcagaagatatagagggagaagagcagacgtatgtgaggggtgaacagcagtgtaaggaggaggaaatccctacagatataagcacag